The genomic interval AATGAGGTTAAATGACCTGCTGCTGCCACAGCAGCCAAACTGAGAATCAGATTCCAAATTAGATTTTGTTCTTTGCTCtgcattatttctttcctttacaaACTTTTTAAAGGGTTGAAATATAAAGATTGCTACTcattgctttcattttaaaaccATGAGAAGGCAGCCAAACTTTTACCAAGGTGACTTAAAAAGTGAAgcgacacagacagacacagcttGTGGACAATTTCTGACAAtgacagtgaggcctggccaAAGGAACCCAAACACAAACAGGCAAAGACAAACCATGTGACTGTGGACAGACAAGTAAAAATGAGGGGAATTAGGGgaaaaatatagtttaaatacGTTGTTAACTAATTATTATTCCTACAATTTAAGAAAGAAGGCACAATTAATTaaggtgttttgcttttttagtgggatctatttctcttttccacCTTAGGAAACCATTACCtgtctagaaaaatggtttttctttttaacaaatttaaaaaggacttttacttttgaaatatgCAAGCTTAAATTAACAGCAAAAAATGAACTGTCCAGTTCTCCTTGGGTAGAATGTTCCTATTCCTTCCTTGAAATTATAAACCAACACAAAGTAGCAAACCTGGAATTAAAAAGTTCACACTGTATGAACTTTGTCAAAGTTCTATATATGTTTAAAAGTGTTGTCATGCTAGAATGTCCTATAAACACTTCACTTTTTCCTCCAAAGAGCTTTCTACGCTAGGATTTCCTTAATTGCACTTTTTGAAATGTAACTTAAATTTACATACCCTGTTTGTCCAGATAAAATCATGAGCTACTTCCATAACATCTGAACTGCTTTATATATAAACAGTAGTCACAGAAAGTCACATACACAACCATGGCTGCAAACTGGCATTGCTGTGCAAGGCTGGCAGTAAACACTGACTCACAAAGTTAATACAGTCCCACAATCTGATCACTTCTAGACTCAGCCTGATTCTTATCAGGTTATGGCTGAAAAAGCTGAATTAAAACTTAATCTAGTCTACACTATGGGTCCTGTTCTTCATGTTATTACTGTTCAGTGGCATCATATGCATTATAATTGTATATGGATAAGGCTGGTAAGGATGCCAGCAACTTGTATAAATAAGATATACTCTTAAAAGCTCAAACATAAATTACATTTCAAATTTCTATAAGGTCTGGAAGAATCTGTATCAAGCTGATAATACTTGGTAGTTTGTGAATAGAAATATACTCTATGAGAATAGTATCTTATCGTCTAATATgcatatgaaatgaaaaattaccaATTTGTATATGAAATTTAGATAAGCCTAATTTAGATTAATAGTAAAAAATTATGATAATCTAAGATAGGAGTTAGGGCtggctttactttttaaaaaagcactgtgCTGTAAGAATCACATAAATAAAGGAAGAATCATGGCCTAAAAAGTTTCTTCAGTAGTTTTAAGCACCTTCAATAACTTAAAAGTACTtaacaaaaatcaatatataatcaTAAATACGTCTAGTTAGTACAATCAACTGATtctaataaactaaaaaatattaaGACTACTTCATGTCACTCTAAGACTTGAAAGCAATGcgtcttgtttatttttattacttagcTACTAAGATGTTTCAGTGATTCAGACTGTTTCCCCCAAGGGAAGGGGGCACATAAAGTGATCATCATTGAACATTATATAGCATTAAAGCTTGTGAAAAGCTTTCTGGTCCTGCTTTCTCATTTGGAAAATCATTAACACACAAGGTGATTGTAATGTATTGAATAAGTTAATAGATATGGAGGGTCTCTGGATCTAAAGTgacatgaaagtcgctcagtcgtgtccgactctgcgatcccatggacgatactgtccaagaaattctccaggccagaatactggagtgggtagccttttccttctccaggggatcttcccaatccagggatcgaacccaggtctcctgcattgcaggcagattctttatcagctgagccacaatcaCCATTAAAATGTATGGAACACTTCCATCACTCCAAATTTGTCATCTTTTGCTTTATGGCAAGTACACATAcatgctattaatattttaacatatttggTTTTCTGGATGATTTTGTCATTTGTATTCCAGGGGGGCAGCTGTGTTTAGAAAAACATTCAAGTATGTATCTTCAAAATACCTCGCCAAGCAAATATAGATCATTCACATTAGTATACAATCTCTCAGCATGTAAAAAGTGAACGCTAATACAAATcatatgaaaaggcagagaagagacAATTTTAAAGCTCAAAGGTAACCCAGAGGTCTTTTAATCTATCCCTTCCACTTCAGAGGTTATACAAATGAGGCCCAACACAGGATGTGACTTACAAACAAATTGCACAGGTCCCTCATCCAGAATTTTAGAGTCTCTGAGatctattacttttaaaaagtacattctctatttaaaaagtcacaaagtGACAAAAGTATCAGGTAAAGAAATGCCAAACTGAAAACGTGGaggtcttttaaaaagaaataaaaccagacAAAACTGTGAGTGTCTAGCATTTAGATACTTAGATTTCACAGTCATTAAcaagattttaaattattaatcagTGAAGAGACAAAGATGCAGTGcctatggcaggcagattccaagATCATTTAGTTTATAAAATCGAAGGTACATTGCTTAGATTAATtcaataaaatgtacattttcagATAAATCCAAATAGTCAAAGAATCTGTAACAGTTGTCTATGATTATTTTCTCAATTATGTCTCATCTACTATAAAAATCAATTTGTATTCCCTGAGTACAAACTGGCTAGGGAATAAGAGAAAGCAAGCCCAGGATTATGTAACTGTCACAGGAAACCTATTTGCAGAAAGGAAAGGGGAGAACTGTCTGTACTACCTATAGCCAATTGCCTGACATGGAATACTGTTACTTCCGAATAATTTAGGCTCCTGGATTCTCTTTACGGCTAGCAAGTATCAAGGAATGCAAACACCAGAGGTTACAAAAGTGTCTCAAAAGCCTGTTGATCAAAACAAAAGCCCAACTTGTAATAGTCTTGCCTCCCACCCTACATATATAATTTGGGatgttgttttttccttcattgaAGAATAACCGGAATTAGATCTAAATCTGGTGTCTTATATAAAAGTGTTCAGAAAACGTTCACTGATTACACTTTCTGAAAGAAGGAATCAGAGCTATTGACTCATTACCCATTGAGCCAACGCATTAGTCACTAGTCTCTTACACCATTTTTAGAAGTAATCTTATTTAAGGTTTTTCAGTTATCCATtcaacacaaaaaagaataaagtttgcTCTCCACAAAATACCAAACCTGATTAAGACAATCAAAGTGCTATGAAATAAGTTGTAGGCATGGAAAATTCCACTAACCCAGTGTTCGCTCAAGATTAAAATAATTCTGATTTTGAATCAGATTCTCTCCAACAACTGATAAGGGCAAAAGAAATCTTAATTTGTATCTACCTAATTATGGCAACCtggtaaataattttcttaaaatcatattttctgaATATGCTTTCCCCCCCAGGGAATAGTAAGTTTAAAACAGTGTTTAAATTAATTTGGACAAAGCAGgattaaacaaatttaaatgattttcttttcccaCAGAAGGACTGGTCGAAGTCTTTAATGGTCACATTGACTTTGTCATCTTCAAGCAGGAGAGTAACATGTTTCATTTATCAGACTTGCTCAATGAAACCCCCTTTTTGCAGAGCATCTCACAGAATGCAGTTTCAGAAATGCTGTTCTAGAACCACTGTGGACTCCATTTTCATGATATAGCCGAGACTTTATCTGTAGCCTAATAATAGAGTTCTTCCTCAAAATCATAACATGAACAAAGTATTCCTACCCACGGTCTGTCTACCACATACCACATCCACACTCATCCAGGTTACAAGACTGAAACATGGGAATTTAGCAACTGATTCTTTCCCTCGCCCTGTATGAGCAGCAAAGAGATTCTATAAAAATGTTCTAGACCTATTATGCTGGACTGAGCCTCCTGTAATCTCTCTGCAGACCTATGTATTACACCATCTACATTCACAGAAGAGCTGTCTCTAAAAACCTCAGCACACAAGAACCCAAACTGTGACCCTTGGTTCTCTGAAAACACGTAGCTATCGAAATGCAGATATTCATAAATACTGGCAAGAATGAAAAAATAGTAAatagtttaactttaaaaaacataacCATATAAAGCAATTTTAATATGTTTCTAACATCTGATTCATTAAACTAAGGAAGTTAAAATGCCACTGGATTCCTTCCTACTGTTTCTCTGCCTTCAAAATTATTAGGGATTTTTGTCTTTGGAAGTAAGGAGTcagattaatttattttgaaggtCATCCCATTAACAGGCAAATATTATGAGGTGGCCCTGTGTTTCCCAAAAGAGGTATTTACACATTCGTTGGGGCCAAAATTTTGCCAGATGTATATACACATCAAGATTAATGCAGCAGGACTGCTTATCcctataaaaatatacacaaaaaagtttattttgatgCCACTAGATGGCAATCTTTCaaaggtttaaatttttaaaacaccttAACTGCAACCCCACTCTTTCTCAAATTGCCAAACAAGGATTCCTTGTATTTTGATAGTAAGTCATACTTAAAAGTTATGtaataccattttttaaagttctgctaAACAATATTATGTGACACACTGCAAACTCCTGACTCAAAACTCTTTAAAGACAGACATACTTGTCTTTCCCAAACACAAGAGAAATTTGGTTTAACATTCTCATTTGCTTCTTGGTagaaaacacattattttttttgGCAAAGAGAGAGAAACCTGTCAAGGAAGTgttcactttttgttttcaagAGCTTAATCACTTAATCATTTCTAGGGTAAGTCCGGTGAATGAGACTGTTAATTACAACATACTGAACAAgatgaataaatacaaattagataaattatacataatttaaaaattaaatattttttttactaaaacAGAATATCATCAATGGGCTATTATCTACCCTGCTTTTTATAtagggtttggttttttttttttaagccttaaaAAAACTTgcacaaagccaaaaaaaaaagtttggttttcctttaaaagcactggtatacaaatacatataatgtatatatgtaaacaacacatatatttattcaagagagaatttttttgaatgtttaaggCTTCCCTGCCCTAACAGGTTCAACAGTGAAGGTCACAAGCCTACCAAGCTTTGGAAGTACACAAAAGCCCTTAGGGCCAGAACAGTGTTTCAAATTGGATGGCTAGCAACCAAGATGTAGAACAAAGAAAGAGAACCAGAGAGGATTTCAAAACGAAGTCCATCAGCCACTAAGGATCAAACAGCAAACAAAGACAAAGGTGATTAGGGAAGGTGAGGGAGTGGGGTGACTACAGCAACAAACTCCTGGTGAGTAATAGGCATGACGGATGCAGAAGGACAGGCACACGCTCCTCACCAGCACACGCAGGGAGAGACCAGAGCCTCTCCAAGGGACTGTCAATagtttgctttgtttcatttaacTATTTCATCATGCTCGGTGgagtacaaaaataaatacagtggAAAAGAACTTGAGAAAGGTAGATTTTGAAGGCATGTTGTAAAATGATACACGTttatgaaaaagacaaaagttgTAATTCCAGATGTTCCAGTACTGAGTAGAACCTTGAAGGCTCTTATATATGTTATTCAGGAAAATCTCAAGATAAAACCTCTGGTTGGTTATAGCTGTTTTGAAGGAACCTGGAAATGACCATTACTGGTTTCAGGACCACGGCCCTTCTGTTGAACACTGGGCAATATCTGCAGAAACTGATAGTAGAATTTGGTTCTaaaatttgggggagggggagctggcTCTTAAGATTTCAACATTTAAATACTATCTTActaatatttatgttatttttaaatcttatgcATAAACACAGCTTAAAACCTGCTGAAATTTAGGAAGCAAACTGGATTTACCTACACTAAACAGTAAAGCAAGATGTTGCCAAACTACCTGTTGACTGAGACGGTTCACCAGTGAAGGTATATTAATCATCTGTAGTGAATCCACAATTTTAGGTTAACAATAATATTCATCAGTGTTCACATATTAAAGATACTGCCTATGTGAATTTATAATAGGCAGAACAGAATTACAGAtatctacagaaaataaaatgtcagaccttttcttttcagtaaatTTCAGAGGTACTGTGTCCCCTGAAGACAGTCACGGCCCTTAACCAGTAGTTCAGAGTATGTGATATccataagtaaaataataatttaaagaataTATCTGATTTTCACAGtgcaataacagaaaaaaaactaGGGAAAGATCATCAGCGTGCTAAAGTAGTGATCAGACTGGCACACATTTCAAAAAAATCCATGGTGTGACTGCCCAGGCGAGGTGAGACAGAGGACGATGTGCTTCCGGTCAAGGAGCCCATGAGAGAGCCAGAGAGTGAATGGCCCTCCGCAGTTACAGAATCCAAACTGGACCGTGGTCTGTGTAAGCCAGCAGCAGAACAGGATCGCTGAGGCGTTGAGGAACCAGACCTCTGCTCCACCACCTCATCTGAAATGGACCAAAGAAGAGCAATTTACATGAACAGTGTATTCGCCCCAGCCCTTCCTATGAGGGTATCTTATTCAGAATATTAAGTGAACACATCTGAGCTAAGGGCATCCTGGGAGCCAATGTCATGTTGCAGGGTTTTAGGAGTAGGGGTGGCAAAAACTTTTCCCTCCCACAACTGTGAAAGACATCACTATCCAACAGTAACACTGCCACACAGTCTAAATGTGATGACTAAATCCTTCTCAACATACTGTTTGACAGCAACTGTGAAGTCAAAGGTTCCTCATACCCTTTTATCTGAAGAAAGCACACCTTTGGAGGATTATTTTCTTGCAGTGtatcaacaacaataaaaaataagataaaaacagaaattacaaTTGCACTGATTCTTCAGAGAACACTGCAATTGCCTGGGGGAAGGGGCAAAGGAAATCTTGTTAAAAATGCTGATTCCCAGTTCCCCAAGGACCCATCTCCAGAGATTCAGATTTGCTAGGTTTGGGAGAGTTCCCAAGAATCTGCCTTTTAGTAAGAACTCTGGGTGCTTTTGATAAAGGGGTTCTAGGGACCATACAGACACAGCTATAGTTGATGGCAGTTTAAGAATAAACTTGAAAACAGCTTccttaactctgaatttggttTTCCTCTGATTCCGTCCAGCAGTGGACCCTTGGTTTATTCTGCTCACATCCCactggggcctctgagcagaataAGCACATTTGCTCAGCCAAGTATGACTCTCGACTCATACTAGATCCTTGGACATGACCACTTCCCCTGACTCCTTTGCCTCTTGGATGGCCATGGGCATAATATCCAACCCAAATCCCAGGAGAGGCCTATCTGGACCCCATGGCCACCCAAGATAAAAGAAGCTAATCAACAGGGAATTTTAGATATTATAATGCATACtgataaaatatgaaagaataagTGTGACAAAGAACCTAATTCAGCTAACTGTAGGtgaaaattatttccttattcttccttatttttctccACAGTCAATActtcaaatgactttttttttaaatgaggaagcaTTTCTCCAGAAGAAGTGCTAGATTAGAGATTTTCCTCATCTTCAATCCTTTTTGTTTCACTTACATTCTTAGTTAAATCTAGATTACTAAAAACCAGTATAGAAGACTACCCACCATGTCTTTGAGATGATTTAACATCTTGTCAACTAGTGCCAAGTTTTATCTTCTCAGAGCTCATGCTTGCATGGCTTCCTTACCATCAATGCTTTTAAAGTCCAAAAGATAGCTTCTATTGTCAACCAGGTACAGCTGTAAGCTCATTTTCACATAATTGCCAGTCACTGGATTTCTTCTTCTTACACGTAGATGGTATGCATTCACTACCTAAAATGAAAAATCTTCTTTATGgaaaaacattcaaaataaaaaactataaaatatttccattatttttactGCAAAGAATAATGTCTAAACAAATAATTGGAAAAGGTGGGGTAGAGAACAAATTTCTGAATGATTGTTTTTTTACATTACATAGTAGTTTAGTATTTATTTAATCCCCACTAACAGTACTGTGTGGGGAACTGCTACCCACCgcggtattcttgactggagaattccacagacagaggggcctggcaggctacagttcatggggtcgcaaagggtcggacatgactgactgactttcgcTTTTAACAGTACTGTGTACAGCAATTAAAATTGAAAGGGAACTCAGAGACTCTAAGAGTCTAGCCTTCTTTCCAGACACGCCTCCACTCTAAACGATATTTTGGCTGCCAAAATATTTTGGTTTCCCTGTCTCAATTTGAATACCTTTAATTATGAACACAGAACAGACAGAAAAAGGAGATATAACATGTTAATGGTTTGAATCAGGCACTGTTAATAGGTACTGTCACAAAGTTTAAGTATCATAGTAATCTTGTGAGGAAGGTATTATTTGCCTTTTGAGGATAATAAAACTGCAACTCAGATAAAGAAGATTCTAGTTTTCAAAATACTTTATCAAATTAGTTCCCAAAATTTCTCAATAAGGACTTTTAAAGACACTAACGTGTTTtttaactaactaaataaaactgttcagaaaaggaagatctttCTTAAATGGTATTAAGGTTCTTAAATGGTATTGTTTATTCCCtcattgctcagttggtaaagcatctgcctgtgatgcaagagaccccagtttgactcctgggtcaggaagatccgctggagaagggataggctacccactccagtcttcttggacttcccttgtgtctcagctggtaaagaatccacctgcaatgtgggagacctgggtttgatctctggattgggaagattccctggagaagggaaaggttgctgctgctgctaagtcgcttcagtcgtgtccgactctgtgcgaccccacagacggcagcccactaggctcctctgtccccgggattctccaggcaagaatactggagtgggttgccatttccttctccaatgcatgaaagtgaaaagtgaaagtgaagttgctcaattgtgcctgactcttagcaaccccatggactgcagcataccagactcctctgtccatgggattttccaggcaagagtactggaggggggtgccactgccttctccaagggaaaggctaccctctccagtattctggcctggagaattccatggactgtatagtccatggggtcacaaagagtcagacatgactgagcaactttcacaatcactattgtttattcattccatatacaaataatgaaataaaaacatgtcaAATGAATATTTACAAGGTATGTTTGAGTATGTTTTTCTTCCCTTAAAAGTACATTCACAGTCCTCAAGAAAGGAACAAGACTAAAAgatacttgaaaaagaaaaacagatcccCCCACATATAGTCAAATAGAATTGAAATGAATTTGAGtactaataaaaaacaaaaaaatactaaTAAAGCAAAATGTGGGATGAGAGTAACAGAAATACATCTCAACTAAGGACTAAAAATACTAGCCAAATAGGAAATTTTCTCAACTTACAGAAAAGTATTTGTTTACTAAATAAACATGCCCTGATGGTAAAATGTGTATCAACTACTTGTGCTACAGCTActggcaaaaaacaaacaaacaaaaaaaaaaaacaaaaaaaccccctgctcttaaaaagacagagaaaggtaAAAATATACTATCTTTGAAGACACATGACTTCTGTTATGATACATGCTAAAACAGGTGGACTATTATCTCAAGGGATTTCAAGTTGATTAAAACCATGTTTCTCAGCCAAGAATGCTATtctctaattcaaaaatatataggtACCCAACATCATCAGTTCTTCATCCTTAcaaagatttgttttgttttgagtgcACATGGTACATTATTGGAAAGAATAGGATTTATCAGCCCATTTATTTATTGAGACCACTAAATTCACATCAAAACCAACTTTTTATTGATCTTAGTATTCAATTCAGCACCTCAGATAGGCTTACTATACAGAAAATGGCTTCTACAAATGATCTTCATATACTATAATTTCCTACCTTCCATTCAAAATCCAGCTGCTTCATAGCTCGGTAAACTTCAGCCATAATGTCATACGGTTTGCTTTGACTTCGGATTCCAAGATGCCACTTGGCTTTTTTCACAGCTAAAGATTTGGGCTTAGTTGTATTCAGTGCATCCAGTGGACATCGTGCTTTGGGGCTGTCTGCTATAAGAGGTGGCATCCTTTCTGGATGAGGTTTCAGGCCTGGGGGAATATGCATGGTACTATCATCCATAAAAGAACCGGTAGGGGGACTAGAGGCGAGGTAGAACTCACTGGCTTGGTTCATTATTCTCCGATTGTCAATGATAAGATGATAAGCCACTGCAAGCTGGTCTTGAGGGTCACCACTATATAAACTGTTCATTACTTCTGATTCTGTACACTCAAATTTTTCACACACttctttcacagcctcatcatCAATGACGTTAGCATCATAGGAGGGGTCTTCAGGAAATAAGTAACTGGGCAAATCTTGTTTAAACCATTCATGCTCTCTAGGAAAGATACCACAATACACTATTGTAAGAACATGCTTTGGCAAGTCCCAAATAATTTAGACATGGGGCAATACAATATATCAGAATCAGAAAGACCTGGGTCTCTAGTCACTTACTAACTATGGGACCCTTAGGTAAGTTCATTAACCCTTGCTCTAGAGTAACTATGATTATTCAGACTTGGGTATTTTACTGATATTTTCACAAAAagacttattttcaaaataagtctgtcacttcAAAGGAAACAACTGGCAGTATTTGGTGCCAGTGATGAAATTCAAGCTTTCAAGTAAAATGTTAGAATTTGGCTTATAACagaattctatatatatatagaattgtATATAACAATAATTTATATATGTTTCCATAAGTTTGACAGCTTCTCAATATTTAAGAGACTTTTCTACTTTTAGAGTGAAGAGGATAATGACTATGATTTGATAGTTTATAATGAAATGTGCTACCATTCTGAACACCAGGCTATCTCACTAACCCAATATTTTCCATATGACCAATGCAAGATGTTACATAATCATACACGGGCAGAAGCTCCACTCAAAAGGCAAAACAGACCTGTGGATTTCAGTGTAATAAAGTACAAAGGTTCACTGGTATGTTTTCTGATTTGATATGGCAATTAACATATTAAGCTTTGATTTAATATCAaaggaaaatatctaactatGTGAAAGACTATGAGAATGTTCCTCCCTTTTCCAGCAATATCTGAGATCAGATATGTTTCCTAGACTTCAACTAATACAACATATTGCAATAGATGAATGAAGAAGTAGGTATGAAAACCTAGCTGCTGTCTCTGATTAAGAggatttgaaaaatgtaaaataatggtACTCTTGTCatcatgttttgttttggaaaataaggTTATTTTTCATAGGAGACATATTATTCAGAATAACATGTAATaggtttactattatttttaagtgaattaactattttaaaaaattttcacttttgatttctaatatgaaattgataaaaataacctgcattaaaaaaaagacccCCCCCCAGAGTCCTTGATTTTAAGACTTGGGGGGCAGGTATTCAAACCCAAACATTTGAGAACCTAGTCTCCTCGATCTTATTTTCACACTATTCCAGCCCTTTACACTTGTTTACTACTGACACCCTAGAATATCTCATCCCTTTTCATTTAACTAACATATACTATTTCTTCAAGACTGTGTAACCACTGCTACAGGGTAAACTGGGCACTCCCTAACCTAAATTCAGATCAGTATATAGGACATACTATGGTAAAAATGTATACTCATTCACACAGAGATTACATTCTAGCTGAAAACAGACTGAACAAATACtctcaaaaataaacacagaattgcaaataaacaaacacaaaaaccctGTGATAAAAATTACGAGTGAAAAGCACAAGGTAAAATAAGAGTGTATAACTCAGAATGGGAGGTGAGTGCTTAAGGAAGCCACTCTCAATAATATTTAAGCAGAAATCAGAATGATTAGAAGTCAGCTAAGCAGAGCTGGGGAATAGATATTCCCAGCAAAACAAACAATATATGCAAAGAttctgaggttaaaaaaaaaaagctttcctatGTTcaaggaactgaactgaggccagaATCACGAAATCATAATAAGTTACTGGTTGGAGTGGCAAAAGATATCAGGTTTTTCTGACAGCTGTAGGCTATAAAAACGATTTTGGAACTGAACCTATGgttgatgataataataaaggTGTTAAAGAAGCAGGGGTGACATGATATAATTTGCATTCTGTGAAGATCATTCTGCTTGTGATAAAGTAACTGAATTGAAAAGATTAATAACGATGAGGAGGAAGATGCTACTGCAATAGTCCAAGTGAGAAATGATGGTGTGCCATGTCTTGTGGATATATACAGAGGTGCAAC from Budorcas taxicolor isolate Tak-1 chromosome 3, Takin1.1, whole genome shotgun sequence carries:
- the PRKAA2 gene encoding 5'-AMP-activated protein kinase catalytic subunit alpha-2, with protein sequence MAEKQKHDGRVKIGHYVLGDTLGVGTFGKVKIGEHQLTGHKVAVKILNRQKIRSLDVVGKIKREIQNLKLFRHPHIIKLYQVISTPTDFFMVMEYVSGGELFDYICKHGRVEEMEARRLFQQILSAVDYCHRHMVVHRDLKPENVLLDAQMNAKIADFGLSNMMSDGEFLRTSCGSPNYAAPEVISGRLYAGPEVDIWSCGVILYALLCGTLPFDDEHVPTLFKKIRGGVFYIPEYLNRSVATLLMHMLQVDPLKRATIKDIREHEWFKQDLPSYLFPEDPSYDANVIDDEAVKEVCEKFECTESEVMNSLYSGDPQDQLAVAYHLIIDNRRIMNQASEFYLASSPPTGSFMDDSTMHIPPGLKPHPERMPPLIADSPKARCPLDALNTTKPKSLAVKKAKWHLGIRSQSKPYDIMAEVYRAMKQLDFEWKVVNAYHLRVRRRNPVTGNYVKMSLQLYLVDNRSYLLDFKSIDDEVVEQRSGSSTPQRSCSAAGLHRPRSSLDSVTAEGHSLSGSLMGSLTGSTSSSVSPRLGSHTMDFFEMCASLITTLAR